Proteins encoded within one genomic window of Psilocybe cubensis strain MGC-MH-2018 chromosome 2, whole genome shotgun sequence:
- a CDS encoding putative Sel1-like repeat-containing protein C1B3.10c: MESKNKLCARKATWLAFGLIALAASISSAQDTAQPNSILEAIHTVQDITTTAEQSTPSEAARAYKQALSTLTSLKAHPSQHTFDPALASGNGNSKSIFSSFLPNLQGQGPIGSLVRILMKLHNSVNRVTNVLSPEGLGLGSKKKDEERRRKAIKVIDLLELSAELGNTDALFTLGQVSLFPPTQHFIMNPQLAYRAFSSHAAQTGNATSQSYISFFHATGFKDVVPVDQGKAQLYTTFAANGGDKGAQMTLGYRYWSGIGTSESCDSALSWYGSAAEQAMAKFMSGPPGGRTLPQTATRLSDLNGGIFGPGASVASTGINAQRPAVKAGVARASGETWEDVLEYYLFNAERGEIDFAYRLGKIFYQGSIYATPGGIASGSEGVGAIPRNYRLARRYFLLIARQLWPHDPPSTTQIKDDKRPVNHATLAAGYLGRMYLRGEGVAVDYSMAKAWFERGAEHGDRECHNGLGIIYRDGLGVKPDTKKSVAHFNIAAGQELAEAQVNIGKYHYNRGELTLATTYFETAIRYGSPFEAYYYLGEIHSAQASNTALPSHLSSSSCAMAVSFYKLVAERGVWEDDLLRDAEIAWMSGTDQGKELAMLKWQIAAERGYEIAQNNLAYVLDQDKSILRMTRFAPTTFSKDAARLALTNWIRAAGQRNIDALVKVADYYYHGLGVPEDESDQSRLEKAAKYYQSASDTQLSALAMWNLGWMYENGVGVPQDFHLAKRHYDLALETNSEAYLPVILSLGKLYVRSIWHTLMGGQGGLSLWGSDEEITKPAQGKQIEDGTLAPGGEEAVDDEYQEEEDGPWYFGKAKEEFQRRSGQITDSRRPRREEEDPIQWARERRDADRERDSELGPEDYFDGMRAGNRDDAELDEFGETMVLVILCLVISILLYIRTRIVERMRRDQREQQAGDQQGPANGPDGGLFPPPGDPARNDWAILR, translated from the exons ATGGAATCCAAAAACAAGCTCTGCGCCAGGAAGGCCACCTGGCTAGCTTTCGGCCTCATTGCACTTGCTGCGAGTATCTCCTCGGCGCAGGACACCGCACAACCAAATTCCATCTTAGAGGCAATTCAT ACAGTGCAAGATATCACAACCACCGCTGAGCAGTCGACCCCGTCAGAAG CTGCTCGCGCTTATAAACAAGCACTCTCAACGTTGACTTCACTAAAAGCACACCCATCACAACATACGTTCGACCCCGCTCTTGCcagtggaaatggaaattCAAAATCCATATTTTCATCCTTCCTTCCGAACTTGCAAGGTCAAGGGCCAATTGGTAGTCTCGTTCGAATTCTGATGAAACTCCATAACTCTGTGAACCGCGTCACAAATGTTCTAAGTCCAGAAGGACTAGGCTTGgggtcgaagaagaaagatgaggaaaggAGGCGGAAGGCCATCAAAGTCATCGATTTACTAGAGCTTTCCGCAGAACTGGGCAACACAGATGCGCTGTTTACTCTCGGACAAGTGTCCTTG TTTCCTCCGACACAACACTTCATCATGAATCCACAACTAGCATACCGTGCATTCTCATCACATGCGGCTCAAACTGGAAACGCAACATCGCAGTcctatatttcttttttccatGCCACAGGGTTCAAGGATGTCGTTCCAGTGGATCAAGGGAAAGCTCAACTATATACCACTTTTGCAGCTAACGGTGGAGACAAAGGCGCGCAAATGACCCTTGGGTACCGTTATTGGTCAGGAATCGGTACTTCTGAGAGTTGTGACAGTGCACTGTCATGGTACGGAAGCGCTGCTGAACAAG CCATGGCGAAGTTCATGTCTGGTCCTCCAGGTGGCCGTACTTTGCCCCAAACTGCGACACGACTTTCGGACCTTAATGGGGGTATATTTGGGCCTGGCGCAAGTGTTGCATCCACAGGAATCAACGCTCAGCGTCCAGCCGTTAAAGCTGGTGTAGCCCGTGCCTCCGGAGAAACCTGGGAAGATGTGCTAGAATATTACCTC TTCAACGCTGAGCGTGGCGAGATAGACTTTGCATATCGCCTTGGAAAAATATTTTACCAAGGTAGTATATATGCCACACCTGGCGGAATTGCATCAGGAAGTGAAGGAGTGGGAGCCATTCCCCGAAATTACAGGCTGGCACGTAGATATTTCCTTCTCATAGCTCGACAGCTCTGGCCACACGACCCACCGAGCACAACACAAATCAAAGACGATAAACGACCCGTCAATCACGCCACGCTCGCCGCAGGTTATCTTGGCCGGATGTATCTTCGTGGGGAGGGCGTTGCAGTTGATTACTCTATGGCAAAAGCCTGGTTCGAGCGAGGGGCAGAACACGGCGACAGAGAATGTCATAACGGACTGGGAATCATCTATAGAGATGGCCTGGGCGTCAAACCGGATACCAAAAAATCTGTCGCTCATTTCAATATCGCCGCTGGGCAAGAACTCGCAGAAGCCCAAGTCAACATAGGGAAATACCATTACA ATCGTGGTGAATTAACACTGGCCACGACCTATTTCGAAACTGCCATACGTTATGGCTCGCCATTCGAAGCTTATTATTATCTTGGAGAGATTCATTCTGCACAAGCATCAAATACTGCACTGCCTTCTCACCTGTCTTCCAGCTCTTGCGCCATGGCAGTTTCATTCTATAAACTTGTGGCCGAGCGCGGTGTCTGGGAAGACGATCTACTACGGGACGCTGAGATAGCGTGGATGTCTGGCACCGACCAGGGCAAGGAACTTGCCATGTTAAAATGGCAGATCGCTGCGGAGCGCGGTTATGAAATTGCACAGAATAATTTAGCCTATGTTCTTGATCAAG ATAAAAGTATTCTGCGAATGACAAGATTCGCACCCACAACATTCTCCAAAGACGCCGCACGCCTTGCACTTACAAATTGGATTCGCGCAGCAGGGCAACGCAACATTGATGCACTAGTCAAAGTGGCGGACTATTATTACCATGGACTCGGTGTCCCAGAAGACGAGTCGGACCAATCTCGCCTGGAGAAAGCCGCCAAGTATTATCAGTCGGCATCGGACACCCAACTAAGCGCATTAGCGATGTGGAATCTAGGATGGATGTACGAAAATGGCGTTGGAGTACCGCAG GACTTTCATCTGGCAAAACGACATTATGACCTCGCCTTGGAGACCAATAGCGAGGCGTATTTGCCAGTGATTCTATCCCTTGGAAAGCTTTACGTTCGGAGCATATGGCACACTCTTATGGGAGGGCAAGGTGGTCTGAGTCTGTGGGGATCTGACGAAGAAATAA CGAAACCAGCACAAGGAAAGCAAATCGAAGACGGCACATTGGCGCCAGGTGGAGAGGAGGCGGTGGATGATGAATAtcaggaagaggaagatggacCATGGTATTTTGGGAAGGCAAAAGAAGAATTCCAGCGACGAAGTGGCCAGATTACCGATTCAAGAAGACccagaagagaagaggaagatccCATCCAG TGGGCACGAGAACGGCGTGACGCCGATCGCGAACGCGATAGTGAACTGGGGCCGGAGGACTATTTCGATGGGATGCGTGCGGGGAATCGCGATGATGCTGAGCTGGACGAGTTTGGGGAAACGATGGTGTTGGTTATCTTGTGTCTAGTGATCTCTATTCTTCTCTACATACGGACACGGATAGTAGAGAGGATGCGGAGAGACCAGCGCGAA